In Streptomyces nodosus, one DNA window encodes the following:
- a CDS encoding DNA polymerase III subunit alpha — MPDFTHLHTASGFSLRYGASHPERLAERAGEQGLDALALTDRDTVAGAVRFTRACAAAGVRPLFGAELAVVGAEPVRRERRRTPVRGGAFIDESTPRVTFLARDGARGWADLCRLVTAAHTAAGAPLLSWADNHADGLTVLLGPDSDVGRALAAGRPDRAARLLASWREVYGDALRLETVWHGRTGTGPGSLRLAARTLGFAAEQGVRPVLSNAVRYADPGLGPVADVLDAARRLVPIDPAKELDSTEAWLKDADAMLTIAERVVEAAGYRRDTAHRLLEQTRDTAAECLVDPEDDLGIGTVHFPEPHLVGAGRRTALRTLASRAAAGMMLRGYDTRRAYWERMHEELDIIAHHGFASYFLTVAQVVDDIRGMGIRVAARGSGAGSLVNHLLGIAHADPVAHGLLMERFLSKRRLALPDIDIDVESARRLEVYRAIIGRFGTERVATVAMPETYRVRHAIRDVGAALSMDPADIDRIAKSFPHIRARDARAALDELPELRPLAGERERYGNFWELVEALDALPRGVAMHPCGVLLSDASLLSRTPVVPTSGEGFPMAQFDKDDVEELGLLKLDVLGVRMQSAMAHAVAEVARTAGERIDLDSLAPGDPATYRLIRSAETLGCFQIESPGQRDLVGRLQPAGFHDLVVDISLFRPGPVAADMVRPFIEARHGRAPVRFPHPDLEGPLKETYGVVVFHEQIIHILDIMTGCGRGEADRVRRGLSDPESQGRIRFWFAQQAAARGYDAETIQRTWEIIEAFGSYGFCKAHAVAFAVPTYQSAWLKAHHPAAFYAGLLTHDPGMYPKRLLLADARRRGVPILPLDVNKSGATHRIELVSESAGSAGRWGLRLALCDVYGISAAEAGRIEAGQPYASLLDFWERARPSRPLAGRLAQVGALDAFGANRRDLQLHLTELHRGARGAAGGQLPPPLLDLGEVPRAGERRTGPAGLPDLTEAERLSAELGVLSMDVSHNLMDDHRAFLDELGAVPARRLREARHGETVLVAGAKVATQTPPIRSGKRVIFTTLDDGTGLVDLAFFDDSHDACAHTVFHSWLLLVRGVVQRRGPRSLSVVGAAAWNLAELAGLRAEGGLEEVAARLAEPGTRQPDGENGDGGDDGDGGDAANGRRIRMPTGYEMNPWADLRPAGDGPAAGRKLWHQSPGSAG; from the coding sequence ATGCCGGACTTCACGCATCTGCATACCGCCTCCGGGTTCTCCCTGCGCTACGGCGCCTCGCACCCGGAGCGGCTGGCGGAGCGCGCCGGTGAGCAGGGCCTGGACGCCCTCGCGCTCACCGACCGGGACACCGTCGCGGGCGCGGTCCGGTTCACCAGGGCCTGCGCGGCGGCGGGCGTCCGGCCGCTGTTCGGGGCGGAGCTCGCGGTGGTGGGCGCCGAACCGGTACGGCGGGAGCGGCGCCGTACCCCCGTGCGCGGGGGTGCCTTCATCGACGAGTCGACTCCCCGGGTGACCTTCCTCGCCCGGGACGGCGCCCGCGGCTGGGCCGATCTGTGCCGGCTCGTCACCGCCGCCCACACGGCGGCGGGCGCCCCGCTGCTGTCCTGGGCCGACAACCACGCCGACGGGCTGACCGTCCTGCTCGGCCCCGACTCCGATGTGGGCCGGGCCCTCGCCGCGGGGCGGCCGGACCGTGCGGCGCGGCTGCTCGCCTCCTGGCGCGAGGTCTACGGTGACGCCCTGCGCCTGGAGACCGTCTGGCACGGCCGCACGGGCACCGGCCCCGGTTCGCTGCGGCTGGCCGCCCGCACCCTCGGCTTCGCCGCAGAGCAGGGCGTACGGCCGGTGCTCAGCAACGCCGTGCGCTACGCCGACCCGGGCCTCGGTCCGGTCGCCGACGTCCTGGACGCCGCCCGGCGCCTGGTGCCGATCGACCCCGCCAAGGAACTGGACTCCACCGAGGCCTGGCTCAAGGACGCGGACGCCATGCTCACGATCGCCGAGCGGGTCGTCGAGGCCGCGGGCTACCGCCGGGACACCGCCCACCGGCTGCTGGAGCAGACCCGGGACACCGCCGCCGAGTGCCTGGTCGACCCCGAGGACGACCTCGGCATCGGCACGGTCCACTTCCCCGAGCCGCATCTCGTCGGCGCCGGCCGCCGCACCGCCCTGCGCACGCTCGCCTCCCGGGCCGCGGCGGGCATGATGCTGCGCGGCTACGACACCCGGCGCGCCTACTGGGAGCGGATGCACGAGGAACTGGACATCATCGCCCACCACGGCTTCGCGTCCTACTTCCTCACGGTCGCCCAAGTGGTCGACGACATACGGGGGATGGGCATCCGGGTCGCCGCACGGGGCTCCGGTGCCGGCTCCCTCGTCAACCACCTCCTGGGCATCGCACACGCCGACCCGGTCGCCCACGGCCTGCTGATGGAGCGCTTTCTGTCCAAACGCCGCCTGGCCCTGCCCGACATCGACATCGATGTGGAGTCCGCGCGCCGGCTCGAGGTCTACCGGGCGATCATCGGCCGCTTCGGCACCGAACGGGTCGCGACGGTCGCGATGCCGGAGACCTACCGCGTCCGCCATGCGATCCGCGATGTGGGCGCGGCCCTGTCCATGGATCCGGCCGACATCGACCGGATCGCCAAGTCCTTCCCGCACATCCGGGCCCGCGACGCCCGTGCGGCCCTGGACGAGCTGCCCGAGCTCAGGCCCCTGGCCGGGGAACGGGAGAGATACGGGAACTTCTGGGAGCTGGTCGAGGCCCTCGACGCCCTCCCGCGCGGAGTCGCCATGCACCCGTGCGGGGTGCTGCTCTCCGACGCCTCCCTGCTCTCCCGTACACCGGTCGTGCCGACCAGCGGCGAGGGCTTCCCCATGGCGCAGTTCGACAAGGACGACGTCGAGGAGCTGGGGCTGCTCAAGCTCGATGTGCTCGGGGTGCGGATGCAGTCCGCGATGGCGCACGCGGTCGCGGAGGTGGCACGGACGGCGGGGGAGCGGATCGACCTGGACTCCCTGGCGCCGGGCGACCCGGCGACCTACCGCCTCATCCGCTCCGCCGAGACGCTGGGCTGCTTCCAGATCGAGTCGCCGGGCCAGCGGGACCTGGTCGGGCGGCTCCAGCCGGCCGGCTTCCACGATCTCGTCGTCGACATCTCGCTGTTCCGGCCCGGACCGGTCGCGGCCGACATGGTGCGGCCGTTCATCGAGGCACGGCACGGACGGGCGCCGGTCCGCTTTCCGCACCCCGATCTGGAGGGGCCGCTGAAGGAGACGTACGGCGTCGTCGTCTTCCACGAGCAGATCATCCACATCCTGGACATCATGACCGGCTGCGGGCGCGGCGAGGCGGACCGGGTGCGGCGCGGGCTGTCCGACCCGGAGTCGCAGGGGCGGATCCGGTTCTGGTTCGCGCAACAGGCGGCGGCGCGCGGCTACGATGCAGAAACGATTCAGCGCACCTGGGAGATCATCGAGGCCTTCGGCTCCTACGGCTTCTGCAAGGCGCACGCGGTCGCCTTCGCCGTGCCCACCTATCAGTCGGCGTGGCTGAAGGCCCATCATCCGGCCGCCTTCTACGCGGGGTTGCTCACCCATGACCCCGGGATGTACCCGAAGCGGCTGCTGCTGGCGGACGCGCGGCGCCGGGGGGTGCCGATCCTGCCGCTGGACGTGAACAAGTCGGGGGCCACCCATCGGATCGAACTGGTGTCTGAGTCGGCGGGTTCCGCCGGTCGCTGGGGGCTCCGGCTCGCCCTGTGCGATGTGTACGGCATCAGCGCGGCCGAGGCCGGCCGGATCGAGGCCGGGCAGCCGTACGCTTCGCTGCTCGACTTCTGGGAACGGGCACGGCCGAGCCGGCCCCTGGCCGGGCGGCTCGCCCAGGTCGGCGCGCTGGACGCGTTCGGCGCCAACCGCCGCGATCTCCAGCTGCATCTGACCGAACTGCACCGGGGGGCCCGGGGCGCGGCCGGGGGACAGCTCCCTCCTCCGCTGCTCGACCTGGGGGAGGTGCCCCGGGCCGGAGAACGCAGGACGGGCCCGGCCGGACTGCCCGACCTCACCGAGGCGGAGCGGCTCAGCGCCGAACTGGGTGTGCTCTCCATGGACGTCTCCCACAACCTGATGGACGACCACCGCGCCTTCCTCGACGAGCTGGGCGCGGTGCCGGCACGCCGGCTGCGCGAGGCGCGGCACGGTGAGACGGTGCTGGTCGCGGGCGCCAAGGTGGCCACCCAGACCCCACCGATCCGCTCCGGCAAGCGGGTCATCTTCACCACCCTCGACGACGGCACGGGCCTGGTCGACCTCGCCTTCTTCGACGACTCCCACGACGCCTGCGCCCACACCGTCTTCCACTCCTGGCTGCTGCTGGTGCGCGGGGTGGTGCAGCGGCGCGGCCCGCGCAGCCTCAGCGTGGTGGGTGCCGCCGCCTGGAACCTCGCCGAACTGGCCGGACTGCGCGCCGAGGGCGGCCTCGAGGAGGTGGCGGCACGGCTGGCGGAGCCCGGGACACGGCAGCCGGACGGCGAGAACGGCGACGGCGGCGACGACGGCGACGGCGGCGACGCGGCGAACGGCCGGCGCATCCGGATGCCCACGGGGTACGAGATGAACCCCTGGGCCGATCTGCGCCCCGCGGGCGACGGTCCGGCCGCTGGACGGAAGCTGTGGCACCAGAGCCCGGGGAGTGCGGGATGA
- a CDS encoding S1 family peptidase has product MKHRRIPGRRAAVAGAGVAALLVAGFTFQNANASEPAKAPEARTLSSAAAGKLASTLMRDLGADAAGTYYDATTKNLVVNVLDPSAAETVERAGAKARVVRNSLAELTGARTTLEKDAAIPGTSWATDPVTNKVVVTADSTVSGAEWNKLSKVVDGLGEKAELKRSEGEFKPFVAGGDAITGSGGRCSLGFNVVKGGQPYFLTAGHCTEAISTWSAGGTVIGQNEQSSFPGNDFGLVRYTASVDHPSVVNLYNGSTQTITRAGDATVGERVTRSGSTSQVHSGTVTGLNATVNYAEGTVSGLIQTDVCAEPGDSGGSLFDGDTAIGLTSGGSGDCTSGGVTFFQPVTEALSATGTQIG; this is encoded by the coding sequence TTGAAGCATCGACGCATACCCGGACGCCGTGCGGCCGTGGCGGGAGCGGGCGTCGCCGCCCTGCTCGTCGCGGGATTCACCTTCCAGAATGCGAACGCCAGTGAACCCGCCAAGGCCCCCGAGGCCCGGACCCTTTCGTCCGCGGCGGCCGGAAAGCTCGCCTCGACGCTCATGCGGGACCTCGGCGCCGACGCCGCGGGCACGTACTACGACGCCACGACCAAGAACCTCGTGGTGAACGTGCTCGACCCGAGCGCCGCCGAAACCGTCGAGCGGGCGGGCGCCAAGGCGAGAGTCGTCCGGAACTCCCTCGCCGAACTGACCGGCGCCCGCACCACGCTGGAGAAGGACGCGGCCATCCCCGGCACCTCGTGGGCGACGGACCCCGTGACCAACAAGGTCGTCGTCACCGCCGACAGCACGGTCTCCGGAGCCGAGTGGAACAAGCTGAGCAAGGTCGTCGACGGGCTCGGCGAGAAGGCCGAACTCAAGCGGTCCGAGGGGGAGTTCAAGCCCTTCGTCGCGGGCGGTGACGCGATCACCGGCTCCGGCGGCCGCTGCTCGCTCGGCTTCAACGTGGTCAAGGGCGGCCAGCCGTACTTCCTCACCGCGGGCCACTGCACGGAGGCGATCTCCACCTGGTCGGCCGGTGGCACGGTGATCGGCCAGAACGAGCAGTCCAGCTTCCCGGGCAACGACTTCGGTCTGGTCCGGTACACCGCGAGCGTCGACCACCCGAGCGTGGTGAACCTCTACAACGGCTCGACGCAGACGATCACCCGGGCGGGCGACGCCACCGTCGGCGAGAGGGTGACCCGCAGCGGCTCGACGAGCCAGGTGCACAGCGGCACGGTCACCGGTCTGAACGCCACCGTGAACTACGCCGAGGGCACGGTCAGCGGTCTGATCCAGACCGATGTGTGCGCCGAGCCCGGTGACAGCGGCGGTTCCCTGTTCGACGGCGACACCGCGATCGGTCTCACCTCCGGTGGCAGCGGCGACTGCACCTCGGGCGGTGTGACCTTCTTCCAGCCGGTCACCGAGGCGCTCTCAGCGACCGGCACCCAGATCGGCTGA
- a CDS encoding S1 family peptidase: protein MRIKRTTPTGGIAKRTRLIAVVTGFVAAAAFAAPTASASASDARTFSTNQLTGVSTSVLKSDVAGTAWAVDPETNRVVVTVDSTVSESEIAKIKQQAGGNADAITIKHTPGTFNKLISGGDAIYGGGYRCSLGFNVHSGSTYYFLTAGHCAEVASTWYSDSGQSTVLGKNAGYTFPGNDYALVQYTNSSVAHPSTVGSQTITSAATPSVGTTVTRRGSTTGTHSGKVTALNATVNYGGGDIVSGLIQTTVCAEGGDSGGPLYSGTVAYGLTSGGSGNCTSGGTTFFQPVTAALSRYGVSIG, encoded by the coding sequence GTGAGGATCAAGCGCACCACCCCCACCGGCGGCATCGCGAAGCGCACCCGGCTGATCGCCGTGGTCACCGGATTCGTGGCCGCTGCTGCGTTCGCCGCCCCCACCGCGAGCGCGAGCGCGAGTGATGCACGGACCTTCAGCACCAACCAGCTCACCGGCGTCAGCACCTCGGTGCTCAAGTCGGATGTCGCGGGCACCGCCTGGGCCGTCGACCCCGAGACCAACCGTGTCGTCGTCACCGTCGACAGCACGGTCTCCGAGTCCGAGATCGCGAAGATCAAGCAGCAGGCCGGCGGCAACGCCGACGCCATCACCATCAAGCACACCCCGGGCACGTTCAACAAGCTGATCTCCGGCGGCGACGCCATCTACGGCGGCGGGTACCGCTGCTCGCTCGGCTTCAACGTGCACAGCGGGAGCACCTACTACTTCCTGACCGCCGGCCACTGCGCCGAGGTCGCCTCCACCTGGTACTCCGACTCCGGCCAGAGCACGGTGCTGGGCAAGAACGCCGGCTACACCTTCCCGGGCAACGACTACGCGCTGGTGCAGTACACCAACTCGTCGGTCGCGCACCCGAGCACGGTCGGCAGCCAGACCATCACCAGCGCGGCCACCCCGAGCGTCGGTACGACCGTCACCCGGCGCGGCTCCACCACCGGCACCCACAGCGGCAAGGTCACCGCGCTGAACGCCACCGTCAACTACGGCGGCGGTGACATCGTCTCCGGCCTCATCCAGACCACGGTCTGCGCCGAGGGCGGCGACAGCGGCGGTCCCCTCTACTCCGGAACCGTGGCCTACGGTCTGACCTCCGGCGGCAGCGGCAACTGCACCTCCGGCGGCACGACCTTCTTCCAGCCGGTGACCGCGGCCCTCAGCCGCTACGGCGTGAGCATCGGCTGA
- a CDS encoding DUF1684 domain-containing protein, protein MTTDASDKWKQWHEHRTARVSEPYGPLALTGTYWLEDYPEGRIPAIPGRWVAEEDAVMLTAGRDDGLTVDDKPFTGEIRLGADPGPVAEARVSAGERRLVVLVREGVWGVRDYDPGAPARRAFQGIDATPHDPRWSVEGHFTPYGEGRTVRVENADGRHRGLGLGGVLAFTLDGQDLTLQVSVEGDGSLWAVFADATSGNGSYRFRFLRPPAPDAEGRTTVDFNRALLPPCAFADHFVCPLPPPGNTLGPAIEAGERVLR, encoded by the coding sequence ATGACGACGGACGCATCCGACAAGTGGAAGCAGTGGCACGAGCACCGCACCGCACGGGTGTCGGAGCCCTATGGACCGCTCGCGCTCACCGGCACCTACTGGCTGGAGGATTATCCGGAGGGGCGAATTCCAGCCATCCCCGGGCGTTGGGTGGCCGAGGAGGACGCGGTGATGCTGACGGCCGGCCGGGACGACGGTCTGACCGTCGACGACAAGCCCTTCACCGGTGAGATCCGGCTGGGCGCCGACCCGGGACCGGTGGCCGAGGCCCGGGTCTCGGCCGGTGAGCGCCGCCTGGTCGTCCTGGTGCGCGAGGGCGTCTGGGGTGTACGCGACTACGATCCCGGGGCTCCGGCGCGCCGGGCCTTCCAGGGCATCGACGCCACGCCCCACGATCCGCGCTGGTCGGTCGAGGGGCACTTCACCCCGTACGGGGAGGGCCGCACCGTACGCGTCGAGAACGCCGACGGACGCCACCGCGGGCTGGGCCTCGGCGGGGTGCTCGCCTTCACGCTCGACGGGCAGGACCTCACGCTCCAGGTGTCGGTCGAGGGCGACGGCTCGCTGTGGGCCGTCTTCGCCGACGCCACCAGCGGGAACGGCAGTTATCGCTTCCGGTTCCTGAGGCCTCCGGCACCCGACGCGGAGGGGCGCACCACGGTGGACTTCAACCGGGCGCTGCTTCCCCCGTGCGCCTTCGCGGACCACTTCGTCTGCCCCCTCCCGCCGCCCGGCAACACCCTGGGTCCTGCGATCGAGGCGGGGGAGCGCGTCCTGCGGTAG
- a CDS encoding cell division protein SepF, whose product MGSVRKASAWLGLVDDNEDERYYDDDYAENQEPRDAWVTDPRVQVASGTAEQKGRRIGTVTPDSFRDARAIGELFRDGVPVIMNLTSMDASDAKRVVDFAAGLIFGLRGSIDRVSNRVFLLTPANTEIVSGDAASRSTDGFFNQS is encoded by the coding sequence ATGGGATCGGTACGCAAGGCGAGTGCCTGGCTCGGCCTCGTCGACGACAACGAGGACGAGCGTTACTACGACGACGACTACGCCGAGAACCAGGAGCCCCGCGATGCCTGGGTGACCGACCCGCGGGTACAGGTCGCCTCCGGCACCGCGGAGCAGAAGGGCCGCCGGATCGGCACGGTCACCCCGGACAGCTTCCGGGACGCCCGCGCCATCGGCGAGCTGTTCCGGGACGGCGTCCCGGTGATCATGAACCTCACGAGCATGGACGCCTCCGACGCCAAGCGTGTGGTCGACTTCGCGGCCGGTCTGATCTTCGGCCTGCGCGGCTCCATCGACCGGGTCTCCAACCGTGTCTTTCTGCTGACCCCCGCCAACACGGAGATCGTCAGCGGTGACGCCGCGAGCCGGAGCACCGACGGCTTCTTCAACCAGAGCTGA